A stretch of Oncorhynchus mykiss isolate Arlee chromosome 26, USDA_OmykA_1.1, whole genome shotgun sequence DNA encodes these proteins:
- the LOC110506486 gene encoding synaptotagmin-5, translating to MTQYVLGVHLQILLAVGLAVFCFCLVLGCLLCWRRGKYHPPEDKEAAISPSSATCERVTVSLTPSSGTLPIKQQYEELDGDVLDLPSPNSSSSPSEDDLTALPFEPRPRSSSSQLRSSPRSCFPMRRLSTPSVSSSSHYKPSGHGRASLPSISKLGLVSKTRRALERRCTVTGDNFLYSEQSRLTNPGNAMQSPGIQGELSQPQYGSSSLSIPTKPAPLLHFSLLFSPARGTLTTNIMGLSGGARRRSGVFVRASLPPLCPSPQQGASRRLSLSPEIQCQSLVLQVGSVEELRACTLRLAVFSRDFSGLRETALGELEMPCGEMDWEPDTTVPYTRELTPTRSRLKKSMSSQETLGRRKSSVCAAPRALGQLFILLQYQTLAHRIKVMVRKAENLAKLSRMPGAADHYVVINLRQDGKVISTKETKGAGGHNAVWNAPFLFDLPVGDITQLPLALEFIIMQGRLYTKSSMLGRVLIGCEAPEAGQGHWRDMCRQGQVETAHWHPITPAVF from the exons ATGACGCAATATGTTCTTGGAG TCCACCTGCAGATTCTGCTGGCAGTGGGTCTGGCAGTCTTCTGCTTCTGCCTGGTGCTGGGCTGTCTACTGTGTTGGCGGAGAGGGAAGTATCATCCACCAGAGGACAAAGAGGCAGCAATATCCCCTTCCTCAGCCACTTGTGAACGGGTTACCGTGTCCCTGACCCCCTCCTCTGGCACCTTACCCATCAAGCAGCAGTATGAGGAGCTAGACGGGGATGTCCTGGACCTCCCATCCCCCAATAGCAGCTCCTCCCCCTCTGAGGATGACCTCACCGCCCTGCCCTTTGAACCTCGCCCCAGGTCGTCCTCCTCCCAGCTGAGGTCCTCCCCCAGGTCCTGCTTTCCCATGCGTCGCCTCAGCACCCCGAGtgtgtcctcctcctcccactacaAGCCTTCAGGCCATGGCCGTGCCTCCCTGCCCTCTATCTCCAAACTGGGCCTAGTCTCCAAGACCCGTCGGGCGCTGGAACGCCGCTGCACCGTGACCGGTGACAACTTCCTGTACAGCGAACAGAGCCGCCTGACCAACCCTGGCAATGCCATGCAGTCTCCTGGCATTCAGGGGGAGCTGTCCCAGCCACAGTACGGCTCCAGCTCCCTATCCATCCCCACCAAGCCTGCTCCTCTCCTGCACTTCTCCCTGCTCTTCTCCCCGGCACGGGGCACTCTGACCACCAACATCATGGGCCTATCCGGGGGGGCACGGCGGCGCAGTGGGGTGTTCGTACGAGCCAGCCTGCCCCCGCTCTGCCCCTCACCCCAGCAGGGGGCGTCTCGGCGGCTCAGCCTCAGCCCAGAGATACAGTGCCAGAGCCTTGTGCTACAGGTGGGCTCTGTGGAGGAGCTCCGTGCCTGCACCCTCCGGCTGGCTGTGTTCAGCAGGGACTTCTCAGGCCTGAGAGAGACAGCGCTGGGGGAGCTGGAGATGCCTTGTGGGGAGATGGACTGGGAGCCAGACACAACTGTCCCCTACACCAGGGAGCTCACCCCCACCAGGAGTAGGCTGAAAAAG agTATGAGTTCCCAAGAGACGTTAGGTCGTAGGAAGAGTTCGGTCTGTGCTGCTCCACGGGCCCTGGGTCAGCTCTTCATTCTGCTGCAGTACCAGACACTGGCCCACCGCATCAAGGTGATGGTCCGCAAGGCTGAGAACCTGGCCAAACTCTCCCGGATGCCAGGAGCAGCAG ATCACTACGTAGTCATCAACCTCCGTCAGGATGGGAAGGTGATCAGTACGAAGGAGACCAAAGGGGCGGGGGGACACAACGCTGTGTGGAACGCTCCCTTTCTCTTTGACCTGCCTGTTGGTGACATCACTCAGCTGCCTCTTGCTCTGGAGTTCATCATCATGCAG GGGCGGCTCTACACGAAGAGCAGCATGCTGGGCCGTGTGTTGATTGGCTGCGAGGCCCCGGAGGCAGGACAGGGACACTGGAGGGACATGTGCAGGCAGGGACAGGTGGAGACAGCGCACTGGCACCCCATCACACCAGCAGTCTTTTAG